The Poseidonibacter lekithochrous region TTGAGATAATATCAACACTAGCTGCACCAAATGCTGTAATCCAAACATACAGTTTTGCTTTTTTTGCATTCAAGGCATAAGATAAAAAAATACTTCCATATACAATCATATACATTACTAAGGAGTTTTGATGAGGGAAAGGCCCTTTTACTTGAAACATTCCTTCTAGGTATTTTTGTTTTAAAACCATAAGTGTTATGTAAGCCACAATTATCAACATATATTTAATAAACTCTTCTATATCTTCAAAAGATCTAATTAAATTATAAACAACGAAAAAGTAAAAATACATTCTTACCATTTTCCATAATTCAAAAAATGAATAGATATATACATCACTATTAATTATTGAAATTAGTGAGAAAGTAAAATATGTGAAATAAATATAACTAGCTGGAGGCATTCTAATTGGGAATTTATCTTTTCTAGAATAAATCACAAAAAATAGAATAATAGCTGTAATATCAACAAGCCCTATTTCAAAACCTCTTGATGTTCCTCTATATGTTTCCATTGAGAAAAAATTAATGTCTTCTGTACTTGCTGTAAAAAACAGTAATAAAAACCAAAACGATTTTTCAATCCAAACGAATCTTTTGGCAAATATTACTGCTATTGGAACTCCAATAAATAGTACAAAAAAGAAAATTATATATTTTAACTCAAACATAATCTTGCCTTTACTTTATATTACTTCTCTGTATTTCACTACTTTTGATGGGATACCCACAACAACTGCACATCTTGGTACATCTTTTAATACAACACTATTAGCTCCCACAATAGAATAATCATCTAAAGTGATTTTCCCTAAGATCTTTGCACCTGTGCAAATCTCTACAAAATCTCCAATTGTTGGGTTTGTATCTTCATACTCTTCCCCTCTATCACCTAATGTAACTCCTTGATGAATAATACAATTTCTACCAATTGTCGCGAACTCTCCAATAACTACTCCACTACTATGAGGTAAATATAAACCTCCATCAATTTTTGCTTTTCTAGCAATGTCACAACCAAATAAAACAAAGTTTAAAAAAGAAACAATTTTCCCTAATATTCCTAATCTATATTTACTTAATACACTAGAGAATCTAAATAAAATCACAGGATATAATCGAGGATTCAACACATGAACTAAATCTTTTGTAGATACTGTCTCTTTATTTTTATAAATTGCAATATCCTCTTTTATTAATTGAAGTAAAGTTTTCATCTTAATCTCCTTTTAGTAATTGATTAGTGATGTATGCACTTTGAATAGTTTCTAAACTAGGCATAATTGTTTGAAGAATATTATTCCAATCCCCTAAAGTCGAAGTAGGAATAAAAACAATATCAAAAGGTTTAACTCTAAAATCTTTTGATTTCCCTTCTAAAATATCTTCTAAATTTGCAATATATACAACTGGATTTGTTAAAGTTCCTCTAATAATGGCAACTTTCTGTAAATTTGCATTTACTTTAAAACCTTTTGCATAAGTTACAACTTGACTTAAAGTCATATTTTCTTTAAATCCATAATGACCAGGAAGATTAACTTCCCCTAAAATATAAACCTCTGTATTTAAAGCAGATGGAATATAGATATAATCTTTATCTTTTAATGGAATATTATGTAAAGGATTACCTTTTCTTACTAACTCAATAAAATTCACAGGTAATACTCTATTTCCTCTTCTAATAAAAGCGTGTTCTAAATCTGCTAACTCAATAGTATTGTCTTCAAAGATTCCAATTGAAAGACCTTGAGCAATTGCAATTGAATCAATTGCTTTTGCATTATTTGTAATTTGATAAGTTCCAGGAAGTGAAACTTTTCCTAAAATTGTAAAACTTTTACTTCTAAATTCAACAGGAATAATAGATACAATTGGATTCACTAAATATCTTTTTAGTTTATTCGCAATTTTTCTCATTGCTTCATTAATAGTAAGACCGGCAACTCTCACATCTCCTATTAATTGAAAAGTTAAAGTTCCATCAACTTTAACAACTGAACCTTTTACATTTAATTCAGGTTCCTCGTAAACAAAGATATTAAACATATCACCAGAGCCAATAACGTACTCATTTTTCTCCTTTATATGTAATTCAAGAAGTTCTTTTTTTATTTCATTGGAATGTAATCCATTATGAATAATTTCAAAATCTTTTTCTAATACTTGTAATGCTGGATCTACATTTCTTCCTTTATATGCTTTTGGTGGACTCTTTTTTACATATAAAGTTGTATCTTCAGGTTTAGGTGAAGCTACACATCCGATTAAAAAAATCGCAAGTAATAAGATTAATAAGTAATTAGATACTTTTATTATCGATAACATTTAGAACTCCTTTTACATGAGATATACCTAGTGAGTTTATTTCTTCTACAATTGGATCAATTGTTTTTCTAGAAGACTCATTACATTTAAAAACTAATAACACTAAATCTGCTAAAGGAGCAAAGTTTTTAAAGAAATACGTATTTACTCCAAAAGCAAGTACTTCAAATAAAACTAAGTCATATTCGTTAGTTTTTAAGTTCTCAAATAACTTTTCTGAAATATTTGTATTTGCTAAGTAGTAATCATTTATTTCACTATCTTGAATATATAGTTTGTGAACATACTCATTAACAACATTTACATTATCAAAGTTAAGATTTTCAATATCACTACAATTAATTATAGAATCCTCTATTTCAGGAGTTATTTCACTAACTGTTTCAATATAAAGTACTTTTTGTTTTGTAGTTGAACAAAAGTATGTTAATACTTCTGAAATATGAGTTTTTCCCGTATTTGCAACATCACTACCTAGTAATACAATTTTTTTATTTTTCATTGTTTTCATAAAAGAAGTAATAAAGTCCATTGTATTTTCTTTGATAATATTGTTATCTTTTGTATTAAAAAACTCTCCAATAAGTTTGATATTAAATCTTCTTTCAATATCAAAAGCTCCTTTTATTCTAAAATCAAAGAATAATTTCAGAATAAAAAAGCCTGTAAAAACTAAAGCTGATAAGAAACCTGTTCCTAAAATCATTGCTTTTTTGAAATTTGATTCTGGATATTTTGGTGGTTTAGCTCTTTCTAAAAATTTGAAATCTTCTTGAGAAGACTCTAATGCGATTTTTAATTCATTTTGTCTTTTTGTAACTAAGTCTAATAATGAATTTTTTTCATCTATTTTTTTTGCAATAACTGAATATTTTTTTTCTAAAATATTTAACTCTTTAATTTCATTTTCTATATTGTTTTGTTGTTCAAATAACTCTTTGATTCTGTTAGTTGATGAAATCACACCTATTTTACTTTGAGATAATTCAATGATTAAAGCTGTAAATAAAGGATTATTTCCATAAGTAATCTCATCTGGAATACTTTTTTTATTCTTTCTATTTGCATATTGAGATTTCATTTTTGATATCTCTTTTTTTAAGGTTTTAATTTTTGGATTATGTTTTGTATATTTTTGATTCATTGCATCAAGTTCTTTTTCTTTATTTGCAATTGCTTTTAAATCAGCTGATCTAACTGAATATTCAAGTTGAACTTCTTTTGGAATTTGTTTTAATTTAATATTGATTTGTTTGATTTTTGTTTGATACTCATTTTTTAAAACTTTTGTATCAATAAGGTTTAAAGCAACTTCATTTAGTTGTTCATACTTATAATCTTTTTGAACTTTGATTGATAAGATTTTATTCTCTTTATTGAATTTTTCTTTTGTAGATAATAAAACTTCAATCTCTTTAATTAGTGCTTCTTTTTGTTTACCATAATAAACTAGAACCTCTCTTGTTGCAGCATTTTGCACTTTATAAAAGTTTTTTAAAAAAATCTCTGCAAGTACGTTTGCGCCTTTTACTGATAATTCTCTATTAGCATTAGTAAAAAGAA contains the following coding sequences:
- a CDS encoding O-antigen ligase family protein; the encoded protein is MFELKYIIFFFVLFIGVPIAVIFAKRFVWIEKSFWFLLLFFTASTEDINFFSMETYRGTSRGFEIGLVDITAIILFFVIYSRKDKFPIRMPPASYIYFTYFTFSLISIINSDVYIYSFFELWKMVRMYFYFFVVYNLIRSFEDIEEFIKYMLIIVAYITLMVLKQKYLEGMFQVKGPFPHQNSLVMYMIVYGSIFLSYALNAKKAKLYVWITAFGAASVDIISTLSRGGMAVFSISIILIFLLSYKTKFTAKKLGVTVLFFVCATGILYKASDTIMERIQTAPEESLNVRVVLAEAAQNMANDKVFGVGLNNFGLKINPPYNYGEHIIRKDDDEKGGIVETVYLLVAAETGWANLLVFISFLMFFYIKNIRNYIALGKGKYKKYKYIPMAFIGCLTSMYLQSTMEWVLKQTNNFYQMMFIFAVILVVSRLIKEGKKNEKSK
- a CDS encoding serine O-acetyltransferase gives rise to the protein MKTLLQLIKEDIAIYKNKETVSTKDLVHVLNPRLYPVILFRFSSVLSKYRLGILGKIVSFLNFVLFGCDIARKAKIDGGLYLPHSSGVVIGEFATIGRNCIIHQGVTLGDRGEEYEDTNPTIGDFVEICTGAKILGKITLDDYSIVGANSVVLKDVPRCAVVVGIPSKVVKYREVI
- a CDS encoding polysaccharide biosynthesis/export family protein is translated as MLSIIKVSNYLLILLLAIFLIGCVASPKPEDTTLYVKKSPPKAYKGRNVDPALQVLEKDFEIIHNGLHSNEIKKELLELHIKEKNEYVIGSGDMFNIFVYEEPELNVKGSVVKVDGTLTFQLIGDVRVAGLTINEAMRKIANKLKRYLVNPIVSIIPVEFRSKSFTILGKVSLPGTYQITNNAKAIDSIAIAQGLSIGIFEDNTIELADLEHAFIRRGNRVLPVNFIELVRKGNPLHNIPLKDKDYIYIPSALNTEVYILGEVNLPGHYGFKENMTLSQVVTYAKGFKVNANLQKVAIIRGTLTNPVVYIANLEDILEGKSKDFRVKPFDIVFIPTSTLGDWNNILQTIMPSLETIQSAYITNQLLKGD
- a CDS encoding GumC family protein, whose amino-acid sequence is MKNKAFKTDDLFIVNPLYFLKELLYKAPSILIAAIIGILVATFFANKFTTVSYKSVAKIIRYDKKISMPKDVPYKFQNFNYDTALQTIRTRENLNEAIKVLKLDTTVEKIYSSYEIKRRKRSDIIEILFTNANRELSVKGANVLAEIFLKNFYKVQNAATREVLVYYGKQKEALIKEIEVLLSTKEKFNKENKILSIKVQKDYKYEQLNEVALNLIDTKVLKNEYQTKIKQINIKLKQIPKEVQLEYSVRSADLKAIANKEKELDAMNQKYTKHNPKIKTLKKEISKMKSQYANRKNKKSIPDEITYGNNPLFTALIIELSQSKIGVISSTNRIKELFEQQNNIENEIKELNILEKKYSVIAKKIDEKNSLLDLVTKRQNELKIALESSQEDFKFLERAKPPKYPESNFKKAMILGTGFLSALVFTGFFILKLFFDFRIKGAFDIERRFNIKLIGEFFNTKDNNIIKENTMDFITSFMKTMKNKKIVLLGSDVANTGKTHISEVLTYFCSTTKQKVLYIETVSEITPEIEDSIINCSDIENLNFDNVNVVNEYVHKLYIQDSEINDYYLANTNISEKLFENLKTNEYDLVLFEVLAFGVNTYFFKNFAPLADLVLLVFKCNESSRKTIDPIVEEINSLGISHVKGVLNVIDNKSI